One part of the Terriglobales bacterium genome encodes these proteins:
- a CDS encoding RNA polymerase sigma factor produces MATAQIGVPRDASFVPTRAPEAHAHRAMTNSLPDEDLMLQVREGVGEMLGVLFDRYQSPLFNFYCRLTGDRTASEDLVQDVFFRILKYRQTYKPGTPFRAWMYQIARNARQDYHRKHPQSLPYEPEMSPAVISADSADAEQQAALLHRALLMLSDEKREVLVLSRFQELKYEEIARLLDCEVGTVKVRVHRALRELRGIFEKLTSAKLRPPDAGEKELLS; encoded by the coding sequence CAAATCGGAGTACCCAGGGACGCAAGCTTTGTTCCAACCCGCGCACCTGAAGCTCACGCGCATCGCGCAATGACCAATTCGCTTCCAGACGAAGATCTCATGTTGCAAGTGCGGGAAGGTGTCGGAGAGATGCTTGGCGTGTTGTTCGATCGCTACCAGAGTCCGCTGTTCAACTTCTATTGCCGGCTTACCGGCGATCGTACGGCGAGCGAAGACCTGGTTCAGGACGTCTTTTTCCGCATTCTGAAATATCGACAAACGTACAAGCCTGGCACTCCGTTTCGTGCCTGGATGTATCAGATCGCGCGCAACGCGCGGCAGGATTACCACCGCAAACATCCGCAGTCGCTGCCGTACGAGCCAGAGATGTCGCCCGCTGTGATCTCTGCCGACTCGGCTGACGCGGAGCAACAAGCAGCACTCTTGCATCGCGCGCTGCTGATGCTCTCGGACGAGAAGCGCGAAGTACTGGTGCTAAGCCGGTTTCAGGAACTCAAGTACGAAGAAATCGCGCGCCTGCTCGACTGCGAAGTAGGCACCGTCAAGGTGAGGGTTCATCGCGCACTGCGCGAGCTGCGCGGAATTTTCGAGAAGCTTACCAGCGCGAAGCTGCGGCCGCCGGACGCCGGCGAGAAGGAACTACTGTCATGA